A section of the Ignisphaera sp. genome encodes:
- a CDS encoding DNA-binding protein, protein MPYEVGDEEIEALLDRRYQELLARRQELERRRLQKEVEEARRQEILRSILTTEARERLYNIRLVKPEIARAVEDRLIALALQGRITRPLTDEELKVILEEIYERTRRDFRINIREK, encoded by the coding sequence ATGCCGTATGAGGTAGGTGATGAAGAAATTGAAGCCTTACTCGATAGAAGATATCAAGAGCTTTTAGCCAGAAGGCAGGAGCTTGAGAGAAGAAGATTACAGAAAGAAGTCGAGGAAGCTAGAAGACAGGAGATACTTAGGAGCATTCTCACAACAGAAGCACGCGAAAGACTCTACAATATAAGGCTTGTGAAGCCAGAGATAGCTAGAGCTGTTGAAGATAGACTTATAGCATTAGCTCTACAGGGTAGAATCACAAGACCTTTGACAGATGAAGAGCTTAAAGTCATTCTTGAAGAAATCTATGAAAGAACTAGACGAGATTTCAGGATAAATATACGTGAGAAATAG
- a CDS encoding 50S ribosomal protein L39e → MARYKPLAKKLRLINREKSNQPIPVWVSLRTRLKIRRGYRLRHWRRSKLGNV, encoded by the coding sequence ATGGCTAGATATAAACCTTTAGCTAAGAAACTTAGACTTATAAACAGAGAAAAAAGTAATCAACCTATTCCTGTATGGGTATCGCTTAGAACAAGATTAAAAATCAGAAGAGGATATAGGTTAAGGCATTGGAGGAGATCTAAGCTAGGCAATGTTTAG